The genomic window AGCGGTGGATCTCGGCCAGAGCATACCGGTTGAATTGTACAAGGCTGTTGCGGAAATTCTCGCCTTTGTCTACCGGATGAAGGGGACATAAAGCCGATTCCGCGGATTTCCGGTTTGATTGATCCTGCCGTCCTTGCATGGTGGTTCCCCATTTCCTGCCGTTGACCATTCCAGTTTTCTTCGTTCCTTTTCCGTCAAGCTTCCTTCTTTGGCACGAAAACTGCTTGGCTACATCAAAAACTGCGCGTGGCGACGTGTCGTCCCCGCTGATGGAAATCCAACCCCTCATTCCGGCGAAAGCTGCAATCCAGTTATGCGATTGCGGGACATTGACAAGTTCTGGACCCCTGCTTTCGTCGGGGTGACTGACTAAGGAAATTTCGACAACGACAACGATCCTCCCCTACGTTGCGAGGAGACATATTTTCACGATAAATAGCTCATGGCGGTGTCGCCGCCCCCGGAGATGAGAATGCCAAAGGAGACGATGCTCCCACAAAATTAAAACGTTCTCATCCATCTCTTAACCCTTAAAACTTAACCCTTAACCCTTAACCCTTAACCCTTAACCCTTAAAACTTAAAACTTAAAACTTAAAACTTTTCCCTAAATCGGGATTTTCAAGATAAATGAATGGAGAGATTTCCATGGAAATGGCTCATGCCGGATTTTTGACGGGCAAGTGGTCGCGCTTGACACTCAACACGGATGTGATGATGGCCTGTGCCGTCGTAGCGATTTTGCTCATCATGCTCGTTCCCTTGCCTACCTGGATGCTCGATATCCTGATTTCCTTCAGCATCACGTTTTCGATCGTGATCCTGCTGGTGGGGATGTACATTCACAAACCGCTCGAGCTGTCGGCCTTTCCCTCGATTCTGCTCATTACCACCCTCTTTCGGCTTTCGCTCAATGTCGCTTCCACCCGAATGATTCTGCTGCACGGCAACGAGGGCATGGATGCGGCAGGCTCCGTCATCATGGCATTCGGACAGTTCGTGGTGGGCGGAAATTACGTTGTCGGCATCATCGTTTTTCTCATTCTGGTCATCATCAATTTCGTGGTCATCACAAAAGGCGCGGGAAGAATCGCGGAAGTCGCCGCTCGTTTTACCCTCGATGCCATGCCCGGAAAACAGATGGCCATCGATGCCGATCTGAACGCCGGGCTCATCAGTGATCAGGAAGCGAAGCAGCGCCGCAAACTCATTGCACAGGAAGCCGAATATTACGGAGCAATGGACGGCGCCAACAAATTCGTTCGGGGGGACGCCATTGCGGGCCTGATCATCACGGCCGTGAATATCGTTGGCGGCCTTGGGATCGGGATGCTCTTTTTCGGTATGGAAGTGGGAAATGCGGCCCAGAATTATACGATCCTAACGGTCGGAGACGGTCTGGTCAGTCAGATACCGGCGCTCATCATTTCGACGGCGGCAGGCATCATCGTCAGCCGGGCAGGCTCCGAAGCAAGCCTGGGCAAGGATATTTCCTCGCAGATACTGGTGCAGCCGAAAGCCATCGGCGTTTCTGCAGTGGTGCTCTTTGGCTTTGGCCTCATTCCGGGGCTCCCGACCATTCCCTTCTGGACGATTGCCCTGCTTTCCGGCGGCCTGGCCTATGCTCTCGGAAAATCGAGCAAGAAGCTTTCAGGGCAGACCGCGGCTGCAGAAGCCAAGAACCAGGCGGAAGCGAAGGCAAAGGGGACTGAAACCGCCGGTTCCACGCTTGCACCGCTCGATATTCTGGCGCTTGAAGTCGGCTACGGATTGATTCCCCTGGTGGATGCCGAACAGAACGGTGAGCTTCTGGATCGCATCAAGGCGATCCGACGCCAGATCGCACAGGAAATCGGGATTGTCGTTCCTTCGGTGCATATCCAGGACAACATTCAGCTCAGACCGGCCGAGTATATCATTCTGCTCAAGGGTAACGAAGTAGCCAGAGGGGAGTTGATGATCGGGCACGATCTTGCGCTGAATCCGGGTAGCGCGGTGGAAACCATCGAGGGAATACCGACAAGGGAGCCAACCTTCAACCTGCCCGCATTCTGGATACGGGAGGAAGAACGCGACAACGTCATCGCCAAAGGATATACCGTGGTCGATCTGGCAACTGTTCTGACCACGCATCTGTCGGAGATCATCAAACGCCATGCCCATGAATACCTGGGCCGGCAGGAAGTGCAAAAGCTTCTCGACAGCGTCAAGGAATCGCATCCAAAGGTGGTGGAGGAGCTCGTTCCGGCACTGCTACCCCTTGGGGCCGTCGGCAAGGTGTTGCAGAACCTGCTCATGGAGCAGATTCCGATTCGGGACCTGCTGACCATCCTCGAGACGCTGGCAGACTATGCGCCCATGACCAAGGATATCGATGTGCTGACCGAATATGTCCGTCACGCGCTTGCAAGAACCATCACCCGGTTGTATGCCAACCAGGACGGGACATTGACGGTCATGGGACTCGATCCGCAGAGCGAAAACCTCGTTTCGAGAGCCATCCAGCAGACCAGTCAGGGAAGCTTTCTCGCCCTCGATCCGGATGCGGTGCAGCGGCTCGTCGGACAGATGAGTGCCGGTATCGAGAAATTTGCGGCCCAGAATTTGCAACCTGTGCTGATGTGTTCATCACAAATTCGTATTCACCTGAAGCGGTTGATCGACCGGTTCATTCCCAATATGGTGGTCCTGTCCTACCATGATGTACTGACGACTACACGAATTCAGGCCATTGCGACAGTGAGGTTGACAGATGCAAATTAAGCGATTCGAAGCTCGAAACATGACAGAGGCCCTGCGGACCATCAAAAAGGAATTCGGTCCGGATGCCGTGATCCTTTCCGCCAAGAACTTGACACGGGAAAATCCTCTTTCCGGGGATGAAAAGGAAACGTACATCGAAGTGCTCGCGGCTGTGGATGAAGCGGAAGGACGAGAAGCCAAACCGTTGAAGCGGGGCGGTGTTTCGAATGCGGCGCCGGTTTTGCCAAGAAAAGTGGTGTCGGCTTATGTGGGAGATGAAGCGCCCGAGCCGGAAAAGGTTCCGCACCCATCCCTGTTCGGGTCACTTGCATCCGGAATCAATCTGTTATCGCGATTCAAAAAAGGAAAAAAAGCGGATGGGACATCGACTGCGGCATCTTCTGCGGCGGATGTCATCGATGCTTTCCGGAGGAAACTGGTCGCTCATGGAGTCGAGGAAAGATGGGCGCTCGAACTGGAAGATATTTTGCGCCGATCGCTCAAGCAGCCTGTCAGCTGGGGCACGGAAGCCTGCAACGAAAAAATTCTCCAGGTGTTCCAGGATGCCGGCCTTTCCTGCAGACCGCTTGCCGAAGACTCGAAAAATTGCCGGATCTATGGGGTGATCGGGCCGTCCGGTTCCGGTAAAACCACGACGATCGTTCGTCTGGCCACGCTCTATCATCATGTACTGGGTGAAAAGGTGCAACTGGTAACGCTCGATACGAAGCGGGTAGGGGCGAGCGCCACGTTGCAGGCTTATGCCCGAATTCTGGGCGTGCCCTTCGAAATGGCGATTGACGGCAAGGGATTGCTGCAGATCATCGAATCCTGTGAACCCGGAGCCATCATTCTGTTGGATACGCCCCCGCTTTCCCTGGATGACGAGAAGCAAATCGGAGAGTTCCAGGAAATCTTTTCGTATGTCGATGTCAAACGGCTGGCCCTGGTGCTGAGCATGGGGATGAAAAACGAAGACATGAAAACCCTGGTGAAGCAATGCCGGAT from Desulfatirhabdium butyrativorans DSM 18734 includes these protein-coding regions:
- the flhA gene encoding flagellar biosynthesis protein FlhA, with the protein product MEMAHAGFLTGKWSRLTLNTDVMMACAVVAILLIMLVPLPTWMLDILISFSITFSIVILLVGMYIHKPLELSAFPSILLITTLFRLSLNVASTRMILLHGNEGMDAAGSVIMAFGQFVVGGNYVVGIIVFLILVIINFVVITKGAGRIAEVAARFTLDAMPGKQMAIDADLNAGLISDQEAKQRRKLIAQEAEYYGAMDGANKFVRGDAIAGLIITAVNIVGGLGIGMLFFGMEVGNAAQNYTILTVGDGLVSQIPALIISTAAGIIVSRAGSEASLGKDISSQILVQPKAIGVSAVVLFGFGLIPGLPTIPFWTIALLSGGLAYALGKSSKKLSGQTAAAEAKNQAEAKAKGTETAGSTLAPLDILALEVGYGLIPLVDAEQNGELLDRIKAIRRQIAQEIGIVVPSVHIQDNIQLRPAEYIILLKGNEVARGELMIGHDLALNPGSAVETIEGIPTREPTFNLPAFWIREEERDNVIAKGYTVVDLATVLTTHLSEIIKRHAHEYLGRQEVQKLLDSVKESHPKVVEELVPALLPLGAVGKVLQNLLMEQIPIRDLLTILETLADYAPMTKDIDVLTEYVRHALARTITRLYANQDGTLTVMGLDPQSENLVSRAIQQTSQGSFLALDPDAVQRLVGQMSAGIEKFAAQNLQPVLMCSSQIRIHLKRLIDRFIPNMVVLSYHDVLTTTRIQAIATVRLTDAN
- a CDS encoding Ada metal-binding domain-containing protein gives rise to the protein MTEALRTIKKEFGPDAVILSAKNLTRENPLSGDEKETYIEVLAAVDEAEGREAKPLKRGGVSNAAPVLPRKVVSAYVGDEAPEPEKVPHPSLFGSLASGINLLSRFKKGKKADGTSTAASSAADVIDAFRRKLVAHGVEERWALELEDILRRSLKQPVSWGTEACNEKILQVFQDAGLSCRPLAEDSKNCRIYGVIGPSGSGKTTTIVRLATLYHHVLGEKVQLVTLDTKRVGASATLQAYARILGVPFEMAIDGKGLLQIIESCEPGAIILLDTPPLSLDDEKQIGEFQEIFSYVDVKRLALVLSMGMKNEDMKTLVKQCRMLPVKRLIFSKLDETKSFGGIVNIMLSSKVPASFFTSGADLLDGLKVAELRGILNLLLDIEEEHDSDTPPTMGALDQAIDRMMAVSRGRAYFVADQKDDIYHHPSCKCVQGIPIENRIVFNSSAEALVKQYRPCLLCCTDPSIQNESIPVVRHRTVDRLVHTR